The following proteins are encoded in a genomic region of Candidatus Atribacteria bacterium ADurb.Bin276:
- the hisM gene encoding Histidine transport system permease protein HisM, producing the protein MQAVIESFPYIISGMGVTLGLVGLALALGLMVGIPMAVGQVYGGKWTGKLIAFYVWIFRGLPNLVLLFLFYFGIFPLMGLNVSAFFIGALALGLRSAAYQTEIFRGAILSLGEGQMLAARSLGMSENQAIFNIILPQALRIALPGWSNEYPILLTDSSVCYAIGVMEIMTRGNQMVTRTYQPMPIYFACALIFILMNYGGLSLFHALEKRVHVPGFGSSDQS; encoded by the coding sequence TTGCAGGCGGTGATTGAGTCGTTTCCCTATATCATTTCTGGTATGGGTGTGACCCTTGGATTGGTTGGATTGGCATTGGCATTGGGTTTGATGGTAGGCATCCCAATGGCAGTTGGGCAGGTTTATGGAGGAAAGTGGACCGGGAAACTCATTGCTTTTTACGTCTGGATTTTTCGGGGACTTCCCAACTTGGTTTTATTATTTCTCTTTTATTTTGGAATATTTCCTCTTATGGGTTTGAATGTTTCGGCTTTTTTTATTGGTGCACTGGCTTTGGGCTTAAGAAGTGCTGCTTATCAAACTGAAATATTTCGAGGAGCCATTTTGTCTCTCGGCGAAGGACAAATGTTAGCGGCCCGGTCGCTGGGCATGAGTGAAAACCAAGCCATATTTAATATAATACTTCCCCAGGCACTCCGAATAGCTTTGCCAGGATGGTCAAATGAATACCCAATTTTACTCACTGATTCATCAGTTTGTTACGCGATAGGTGTCATGGAAATTATGACCCGGGGAAATCAAATGGTTACTCGAACCTATCAACCTATGCCAATTTATTTTGCTTGTGCTTTAATATTTATTTTAATGAATTATGGTGGATTAAGTCTTTTTCATGCACTAGAAAAACGGGTACATGTCCCCGGTTTTGGAAGTAGTGATCAATCATGA
- the glnQ_1 gene encoding Glutamine transport ATP-binding protein GlnQ, whose protein sequence is MTDSKYVLIVEDIHKSFGETEVLRGVSFQVARGETLVFIGPSGTGKSTLLRCVNQLTVPDRGKVWLNGEEVVHSHGKINLYRQKMGMVFQNFYLFDHLTALGNVEISLLKVKKMNKKEAKEKAMHELERVGMVQKANFYPAELSGGQAQRVSIARALAMDPEVMLFDEPTSALDPELTGEVLDVMKNLARAGMTMLVVTHEMGFASSVANQILFLEDGVILERGTPEKIFYRPEFERTQKFLSKMTELYGDLGQKNG, encoded by the coding sequence ATGACCGATTCAAAATATGTCCTTATCGTTGAAGATATCCATAAATCTTTTGGAGAAACTGAAGTATTGCGTGGCGTCTCGTTCCAAGTTGCCAGAGGAGAGACTCTGGTTTTTATTGGACCCTCGGGAACAGGAAAAAGCACTCTGTTGCGATGTGTTAATCAATTGACCGTTCCTGACCGTGGGAAAGTATGGCTCAATGGTGAAGAAGTAGTCCATTCCCATGGGAAAATAAACCTTTATCGCCAAAAAATGGGGATGGTTTTTCAAAATTTTTACTTATTTGACCACCTTACTGCTTTGGGGAATGTTGAAATATCCTTGCTGAAAGTTAAAAAAATGAACAAAAAAGAAGCCAAAGAAAAAGCCATGCATGAGTTGGAACGGGTTGGCATGGTACAAAAAGCTAATTTTTATCCAGCCGAGCTATCTGGAGGACAGGCTCAAAGGGTTTCTATAGCTCGCGCCTTGGCAATGGATCCGGAAGTAATGCTATTTGATGAACCAACCTCGGCTTTAGATCCGGAGTTAACCGGAGAAGTCCTGGATGTGATGAAAAATCTGGCTCGTGCTGGAATGACCATGCTAGTTGTCACTCATGAAATGGGGTTTGCTTCATCGGTAGCCAATCAGATTCTGTTTTTGGAAGATGGAGTTATTCTGGAAAGAGGAACACCGGAAAAAATTTTTTATCGGCCTGAGTTTGAGCGGACTCAAAAATTTCTTAGTAAAATGACCGAACTTTATGGTGACCTGGGTCAAAAAAATGG